From the genome of Malus sylvestris chromosome 6, drMalSylv7.2, whole genome shotgun sequence, one region includes:
- the LOC126627045 gene encoding uncharacterized protein LOC126627045, producing MATPREHIEEIRKDKFSIGEEKLNPLTEDLHQAVKNLSLELYTKSVHFVMELIQNAEDNEYADGVDPSLEFVITSRDITGTGAPATLLVFNNEKGFSRKNIESICSIGRSTKKGNRKRGYIGEKGIGFKSVFLITDRPYIFSNGYQIRFNKEPCLHCNLGYIVPEWVEENPTLSDIQQIYSSGSALPTTTLILPLKPDKVHPVKQQLSSMHPEVLLFLSKIKRLSVREDNKDPRLNTVSAISISSEIDLVARKNIDAQSYTLHLSAEENGDGNKNCSYYMWKQKFPVRQEFREERRMEVDEWVITLAFPYGERLHRGTSSPGVYAFLPTQMFTNLPFIIQADFLLQSSREHIVLDSKWNQGILNCVPVAFLKAFITLVKTVGDAPVSSLPPYFRFLPVQNTPYDELNVVRESIKALLIEEDIVPTKSHKQKFFHKPREVGRLLPAFWNILRKASNQRVSLGNISSHGRYVLCDSFDKAEYDHILNFLGVEPVDDEWYAKCIQSSDIVAGVSNDVYLELLLFVSDKWRWTFHCTNIKNIPLIKYVDFDESVSFCSLSAMRIGEKKIFLSRLSCHVSWLIDWNKEFISAASLLFMPEITQRALQSCSRKEELVKWLAEEMKVDAVSVYEYAVRLDHSLGNERKPVVAYAHFLYHSLCNKYIST from the exons AATGCAGAAGACAATGAGTACGCAGACGGCGTTGATCCATCACTTGAATTTGTCATAACGTCCAGGGATATAACCGGCACAGGGGCTCCTGCCACATTGCTGGTTTTCAACAACGAGAAGGGATTTTCACGTAAGAACATAGAATCCATTTGCAGCATTGGACGGTCCACCAAGAAAGGCAACCGGAAGCGCGGCTACATTGGAGAGAAAG GAATTGGCTTCAAGAGTGTGTTTTTGATCACAGATCGGCCTTACATCTTTAGTAATGGCTATCAGATAAGGTTCAATAAGGAGCCTTGTCTGCATTGCAATCTCGGGTACATTGTTCCTGAATGGGTTGAGGAAAATCCTACTCTATCTGACATACAACAGATATATAGTTCTGGTTCTGCCCTTCCAACCACAACGCTGATCTTACCTCTAAAGCCCGACAAGGTCCATCCTGTGAAGCAGCAGCTCTCAAGCATGCATCCGGAAGTTCTCTTGTTTCTTTCAAAGATTAAGCGACTCTCAGTTAGGGAAGATAATAAGGATCCAAGGCTCAACACTGTGAGCGCAATATCAATATCAAGTGAGATAGATCTTGTGGCGCGGAAGAATATTGATGCTCAGTCCTACACGCTCCACCTCTCTGCAGAAGAAAATGGTGACGGCAACAAAAATTGTAGCTATTATATGTGGAAGCAGAAGTTTCCTGTCAGGCAAGAATTCAGAGAGGAGAGGAGAATGGAGGTCGATGAGTGGGTGATCACGCTAGCATTTCCATATGGGGAGCGCCTTCATAGAGGAACAAGCTCACCCGGGGTCTACGCATTCCTTCCAACTCAGATGTTTACAAATTTGCCCTTCATAATTCAGGCAGATTTTCTGTTACAATCATCAAGAGAACATATTGTCTTGGACAGCAAGTGGAATCAAGGAATTCTTAATTGTGTGCCTGTTGCATTCCTCAAAGCATTTATCACCCTCGTGAAAACTGTAGGAGATGCACCAGTTTCTAGTTTGCCTCCTTACTTTAGGTTCTTACCTGTCCAGAACACCCCCTATGATGAATTGAATGTTGTTAGGGAGTCAATCAAAGCACTGCTTATTGAGGAAGACATTGTACCAACCAAGTCACACAAGCAGAAGTTCTTCCATAAACCTCGCGAAGTGGGTAGGTTGTTGCCTGCTTTCTGGAATATTTTGAGAAAGGCAAGCAATCAAAGGGTTAGCTTGGGGAACATCTCTTCCCATGGAAGATATGTTTTGTGTGATTCATTTGACAAAGCGGAGTATGATCACATTCTGAATTTCCTTGGAGTTGAACCAGTCGACGATGAGTGGTATGCTAAATGCATTCAGAGTTCCGATATTGTAGCCGGAGTGTCGAATGATGTCTATTTGGAGCTTCTTTTGTTTGTCTCCGATAAATGGAGGTGGACATTCCACTGCACCAACATCAAGAACATTCCACTGATAAAATATGTGGATTTTGACGAGAGTGTATCATTCTGCAGCTTAAGCGCAATGCGGATTGGTGAAAAGAAGATTTTCCTATCCCGTCTTTCTTGTCATGTCTCATGGTTGATTGATTGGAACAAGGAATTTATATCCGCAGCGAGTCTTCTTTTTATGCCAGAAATAACCCAGCGAGCTCTCCAGTCATGTTCTAGGAAGGAGGAGTTGGTGAAATGGCTCGCAGAAGAAATGAAGGTTGATGCTGTAAGTGTTTACGAGTATGCAGTTCGCCTCGATCATTCTCTTGGCAATGAGCGAAAACCTGTTGTTGCATATGCCCACTTTTTGTATCATTCATTGTGCAATAAGTATATCTCTACTTAA